The DNA sequence ACGAGAGCAGAGGTGTACTACTGAgcctgtataaggctctggtcaggccactTATGGAATATTGTCTGCAGTTTTGGGCTCTATATCTAAGGAGGGATGTGCTAGCATCAGAGGGGTTcaagaggaggttcacaagaatgattccaCGGATGAAGCAGTCGAGGACGCTGGGTCTGTacttaatggagtttagaagaaaggggaatctcattgaaacttacagaatacaggaggctggatagagtggacatggacaaggtgtttccactagtaggagagactaggatccaagAACCTGGCCTCAAAGTGAAGAATGGCCCTTCAAAACTTAGTTGGGGAGGATTTGTTTCAGCCAAAGGGTAGTTCTGTTaaggaactcattgccacagagggcagtggaggccaagtcatttaatgtatttaagacagagaagaataggctcttgattagtaagaggatcaaagggtatggggagaaggcagaaggaCGGAATTGAGAAtcatatcaaccatgattgaatggtggagcagactcagttGGGCTCCTGTATCTACTCCTATATCTTACAGACAGAGACTTGATACACTACCATAATCTCTACAGGATCTGGGAATGGTGCTGATAGTTTGCTCCTTGTGTAATTTAGAGAAGATGTTTACTGAAAATGGTTCATCATCTGAAATTTTCTGTCTGTTTGGATCATGGGGATTGTGTAAAGTGAATTGCTTCATGCATTTCTTGTTGTTATGCACACTGACATTGGACTTTGTACAGAGTTTTTTTCTAATCTTCTTAATGTCTGTGACTATAGCACATTAGCACTCAATACTCTGTCACCAAGTTTTTCTACAAAAAGACTGTGATGAGAAGCTATTCAAGGCCTTGCACATTGCTGTAATCTTTGTGTTTATAACAAAATATCATCATGTGATCCTTTCTTGTGAAAACCAGTGAAGAGCATTTTCAAAGCAGCCTAATCCTAATTCTTTCACTAATCTGCCAGTCTAGGCTATGAAAGGCTTGACCTATTCCTGATTGCCACCTGCAGATCATAACTGGAAAATATCATTTATTCCTCCAGATATTGATTGGCATTTCAATTTCTACTCTATGTTTCCTGTCAATTAGCCAATTTTGAATCTATGCTTCCCCTGTCCCTTTTCTTCCATAGCTTTAACTTTGCTGGGAAGCCTATTATATGGCAAATATAATTACatattatcaaatgccttttgacagttccTATAGACCATAACAACTGCACTACTCAAAACACCTCCATCTGTTACATCACCAGAAATCAAGTTGGTTTAACGTGATTTCcctttaacaaatccatgctggtttTCTCTAATTAAACCACAGTTGTTCAAGTTACTGTTAATAATGTGCCAGATCATCATTTCTAAAAGCTTTCACACCATCAAGGTTAAACTGAATGACCTGTAGTTGGTGGGTTTATCCTGACATTGCTTTTGAACAAGGCCTGAGCATTTGCAATTCAGCAGTCCTCTGGCAGCACTCCCGTAACTAAAGAGAATTGGAAAATTATGTTCATTATCTGTGCAATTTCCACCTTTTGTCCTTGCCTCTATATGTAGATCTTTTTGATTTAAGTTGGCTCCACCGCACATCACATTATCATTTTAGAATTTAAAACTACAGAGGTCTTTTGGAATGTCTTTTATATTCACTATCATTCTCTTCTAATGCATTTTCTTAGCTTCTCTTATTTCCTTTATTGTTTCACCTCAGAATTTTTCCATATCAGCCTGATTCTCATTTGCCTGAAAAATTAAATGCATGATATGCATGCTTTTCAGCTTCATATCCTGTATCTCTTTTTTTTTCAGCCAAGGAGCCCCAGTTTCATTTGCTCTAGATTTCCTCTATGTAGGAATGTACCTCAAACAATGCCCTCTCCCATGTGCAGCCTGTTATACAGTTTTGCTTGCTCATCTTTCAAGCCAAATTAGGTTGGACCATTCTCAAACTCATTTAATTTGGTCCTCCTCCAATTAATTATTTTTATTCTACTGTATCATTCTAAACTCTATGAAACTATGATCATCGCTTCTGAATTGTTCACTTAAATAACTTTTGATCCACTTAACTCACCTCATTCCCTAGAACCAGATCCATCAACACTTCCTTCTTCATTGCTCCAGAAACATACTGGTCAAGAAAACTCTTCTGACCACACTTTAGAAACTCTTGGTTTTCTCTGCCCTTCACTTATTATCCCAGTTTTATATAACTATAGGATAATGATGAAGTCCCCATTTATCACCAATATTTGTACCTCTCTGTAATTTCCCTGTAAATTTATCCTCTATATACTTTTATTGGTTGGTGGACGATAGAATGCACTCAATTGTGTAATGACATTCTCACTGTCTCTTAACTGTAACTTAACTGTTTGTCCTTGAACCCTTTAGGACATCCCCCTCCAATATTGTAATATTCCCCTTAATCAATCCTTCCCATCCTCCCTCCTTTtgttccttccctttctttcctGACTGCCTTGCATTCAGGAATATTTAAATCCACTCCTGCCAGATCTATTATTATTACAACATCATTTTCCCCCGAGCCTAATTGCATTTGCAGCTCACTAACCTGATTTACTACATTTTGATAAGTTGAGACCAATAATGCATAATATGCAATCAACTCTAGTAGTTTCAGTTCCCCTTAATATCTTGAGAACTTCCATTAAACTGTTTGACTTTCTAAATTCTAAATAGTACAATCCTAGTTTGTTTAATAaaatgctggtgaaactcagcaggtctgacagcaagtgtggagacagaaacagatttAACTTTTTGAGACCGGTGTGattgttctgaagaagtcataaaggactcaaaatattaactctgtttctctctccatacttgctgtcagacctgctgagtttctccagcatcagGTTTCCATCATTCATAGGATTTTGCTTTTAACCTAGTTTGTGTAATATGTCTTCATAATCTAATGTCTGGAGTCCAGGTATCACCCTACAGAGCACTCCCTTCGACTGTAATATGCATTCTCTAAGATGTGGAAGGGAAGCTGTGAACCACACACAGCACTTGTTGGTATGGTCTAACCCCAAGGGTTTATATAGCCTGTACAAAACTTCGACCCCTTACAGTCCAGACCTCTAAACAGAAAGACCAGCATTTCATTCAAGTTCTTGATTAGTTTCTGCACCTGTTCATGAAATTTTCATGATTTTTGGATATCCACTTGTGGTATATTTTAATCATTAAGACAATACTCTTTTCCAAATACTAAAATCTTTTGAGGTCCAAAATAGATGACCATGGGTTTATCCATTTGTTACAATTTTTCTGTGCACTTAAAAACATAGAGAGATAATGAAAGATTGAGTTTCCATCTAAATGGTTGGCCAATTTTATGTTATGGACTAAATTGAACATGTGGCTTTCTATCCCATCATATCTGCCTCATTATGAACACAGTGAATAGTTGAGGTCccaacacagatccttgtggaacaccaatgTCACATTCTGCTATTTACCAAcctgggtgactgactgtgtggagtttgcacattctccccgtgtctacatgggtttcctctgggtgctccggtttcctcccacagtccaaagatgtgcaggtcgggtgaattggccatgctaaattggccgtagtgttaggtgcattagtcagagggaaatgggtctgggtgggcaattctttggagggacggtgtggactggttgggccaaagggaatctcatctaatcttaccTGCCCATTATCTGTTCGTTGTTCTTCAGCCACTTTCCCAACCTGCTCAATAATGTGCTTTCAATTCCATGAACTTAAATGTTAGGTAAATCTCTCAGGAGGGATGTTACTGAATGTCTTCTAGAAGTGCACAAGAATAAGATGCATAGGCATTCATTGGGCTACCTTTAAAACAAAACTTTGATACCCAGTACTCATAACCCAGCCCTTGGTCCCTTCCAATCCCCAGCACATTTAAAGTATCTGAGCAAGTTGTCATAAAGGGGACTTGACAAATTTTGAATGTCCTTGTGCGTTTATTTCTGCTGTTGTTTTTTTTACATAAATCACCGAGGTTCATTTTTAATCTGTGCTTTTGGCAGCTAAACTATTTAATTTAAACTGCGCTGATTTTATTCAGAATGTTAAAATACGAAGGCATTAAAATGCTACGATTGAACCAATGCTGCTTCATTAATATATATAAAAAAGGTAGTCTTTGCCATCATTAAAGGACTGTCAGTGATACAGAGAATCCCGAAGACACATGCAGAGAAGGTTGAGAAAAGTTGGAGCAGTTTTGTAGGTGGTTCCAGGGTGATCAAAGAAAGAACTTGGTCTTGAACAGAAATGTCTATAGTTAGAACACGAAACACTTCCCGGGCTGAGGGGGCGGGGACGATCTTCTCATCTCCGGCAGTGAGTTATTCGCCCCCTCTTCCAGATCGAAGGGATACAGCGGCTCGAGCTGCCCTGGGGAGCCCCAGCCTGGAGGGCTAGTCCCCGGGGCACAGCTCGCCTCCCTCCCCTCGGGCCGTCAGTCCACCCGCTCGCAGCAAAGGAGTCAATCTGTGGCTTCAGACCGGCGTGGTCCGCCTGTTGGCCGGGTTGGCCTGAGCAGCTTCCTTCGAGTCTTTGGAAAGGCAGTTGCGAACTTGCAAGAACTTGGCGTCCCGCTCGGCAGGGGGTTTGGCGGAGCCCGCGGCTTTGGAAGGCTCCCTGGACAGTGTGTACATGGAGATGTCGCTGGGAGGCGGCACGCTGTAGGCTTTAACCCCAGCCGGAGATGGCTCCCTGGACCGAGGCTCCGTGGACCGGGAACTCGACCTTCGCCGGAATCGGTACCTGTAGCTGGGGATCCGCGCAAGGGTCGACTTCTTCAGCACGTCGCTGCGTGACTTGACTCGCAGCTGTCGGTGTTTGTCGATGTACATGTGCACAGCCAACACCCCCACTGTCTCAGCAATGATGAACGACAGTGCCCCAAAGTAGAAGGACCATCCGTAAGAGTAATTGTTCTTTTTGGAATCGCTTTGCCCAGGGTCTCCAGCATTAGCCGATATGTAGACAATGATTCCAATAATGTTACTCAAACCTGAGAACAGGAGGAATGGACATCAGTATGATATACGACTCGGATGGGGACAAGACGACAAAATGCTGTGCCACTGAAACTGTTAGGGTCGATTGACTGGCAAAGGAAGAACTTACATTTGTATAGCGCCTTTCACCACCGCAGGAGGTCCTACTGTTCGTTAAAAGTTGCTATTGCACAAGTTACAGATATGATCACACTGAAATAGTGAGATAATTATATTTTAAAACGTGCTTGTCGAGTTAGTATTGGGTAGTAGGAAAAAGTGCCTGTTCTTTACAATAGTGTAGCAGAATCGTTCTAAGATTTGTGCAGCATTGGGAAACTGTACTGAAGTGTCAGCCTGGACAGTAAGCTGaaggtctgagagagtgggaactGAGAATCCACATCCGGGTTTAGAGCCAATAGGGAGCTACGCACTGACCCAAGACTGACATCTTGTCAGCCAGTGTAGTGAGTCAGGTGGAACAGAAAGGCTGTTTTTACTTTGTTTCATAATAACGAGTGGCTCAACAGATTAATGTTGCATCAGAAAATTCGAAAGAAATGGAAGGTGGGTTGGAGAGGGGTTGAACATTTAATACTCTGTCTACATTTAATAGAAAAACAGCCTGGATAAACATAATAATCAAATGCATCATTCCCTGAAAATACACATAAATGGAACCAAAGGCTAAAAGCAGTGTGTTAATAATCCATCTGCGGGAAACTCATAACTGGACCTAATTTCTGTTCTAGGAACACTTGCATTTGTAAGAAGACAGGGACTAAGAACAGAAGTGAGCTACAGCACCTTGAACAT is a window from the Chiloscyllium punctatum isolate Juve2018m chromosome 40, sChiPun1.3, whole genome shotgun sequence genome containing:
- the LOC140464276 gene encoding voltage-dependent calcium channel gamma-3 subunit-like produces the protein MCVWKWVGDMMMGLCDRGMQMLLTTVGAFAAFSLMTIAVGTDYWLYSRGVCRTKTNSGNDTERKNEEVMTHSGLWRTCCLEGTFKGICKIIDHFPEDADYEQDTAEYLLRVVRASSIFPILSVGLLFLGGVCVAAGEFYKSKHNVVLSSGIFFVAAGLSNIIGIIVYISANAGDPGQSDSKKNNYSYGWSFYFGALSFIIAETVGVLAVHMYIDKHRQLRVKSRSDVLKKSTLARIPSYRYRFRRRSSSRSTEPRSREPSPAGVKAYSVPPPSDISMYTLSREPSKAAGSAKPPAERDAKFLQVRNCLSKDSKEAAQANPANRRTTPV